In the Sarcophilus harrisii chromosome 1, mSarHar1.11, whole genome shotgun sequence genome, one interval contains:
- the LOC105749457 gene encoding oocyte zinc finger protein XlCOF19: MNSASQMFPPKLNFFTDASAQDKLPRENPCVSGLAEAWECGSKMGKVQENEEKHPETEGKSPLCNESGNPSSTQDGTRVCQSKEAARAQRVHNGERSSEGPEGGKVFCRRLTHPPPSYCIDRYYSCTHCEEAFCRVSDLAQHVKTHSEEKNYKCHQCGKDFYSSSGLTQHKKFHTAVKLFQCNECSRAFRKNKQLARHQRVHNGEKLHKCKECGKGFFENKALTVHQRIHSGEKPYECSACGRAFRRNSHLTRHQKTHAE, encoded by the exons ATGAATAGTGCAAGCCAGATGTTCCCCCCAAAGCTGAACTTTTTCACAGATGCCTCTGCCCAGGACAAACTCCCAAGGGAGAACCCCTGTGTCTCCGGGTTGGCAGAAGCTTGGGAATGTGGTTCCAAGATGGGGAAGGTGCAGGAAAATGAGGAGAAACATCCTGA AACTGAAGGGAAATCCCCTCTTTGTAATGAGAGTGGAAATCCTTCCTCGACACAGGATGGGACCCGCGTGTGCCAGAGCAAAGAGGCGGCCCGAGCCCAGAGAGTGCACAATGGGGAGCGGTCTAGTGAGGGCCCTGAGGGTGGGAAAGTCTTCTGCAGGCGCcttacccacccacccccaagtTACTGCATAGATCGGTATTACTCCTGCACTCACTGCGAGGAGGCCTTCTGCCGGGTCTCAGACCTGGCCCAGCATGTGAAGACTCACAGTGAGGAGAAGAACTACAAGTGTCACCAGTGTGGGAAGGACTTCTACTCCAGCTCGGGGCTCACTCAGCACAAGAAATTCCACACGGCCGTGAAGCTTTTTCAGTGTAATGAATGTAGCCGGGCCTTCCGCAAGAACAAACAACTGGCCCGACATCAGAGAGTCCACAATGGGGAGAAACTCCACAAATGTAAAGAATGTGGGAAGGGGTTCTTTGAGAACAAAGCCCTCACCGTCCACCAGAGAATTCACagtggagagaagccttatgagtGTTCGGCATGTGGAAGGGCCTTCCGCCGGAATTCCCACCTTACTCGACACCAGAAAACTCATGCGGAATAA